A stretch of Mucilaginibacter terrae DNA encodes these proteins:
- a CDS encoding TolC family protein — MNNKTIYRGFAVACLSVVYGACSIPKFSQREANKATPATYASGTQDTVNTAKTNWKLFFNDEHLSSLIDTALKNNQELNITMQDIEIDRNEIKARRGEYLPFIGLKAGADLEKVGRYTSRGASEATTEIKPGKEMPDPLPNYLVAAYATWELDIWHKLRNGKKAAVARYLATIEGKNFMVTNLIAEIADSYYELLALDNQLDIVKQNIDIQNNALRIVRIQKEATRVTELAVRRFEAQVLSTRSLQFNIQQQIVETENRINFLLGRYPQPISRDKQSFEALKNVEVQSGLPSQLLANRPDIRQAELALAAAKLDVSVARAQFYPSLGISASIGYNAFNPSFLFNMPQSLLYSVGGDLIAPFINRNAIKAVYGTANARQLQAVYNYERTVLNAYMEVANQLSKMGNLEKSFDLKSQQVQKLSQSINISNDLFKSTRADYMEVLMTQRDALEAKFELIETKKQQINARINAYQALGGGWQ, encoded by the coding sequence ATGAATAACAAGACCATATATAGAGGATTTGCAGTAGCCTGCCTGTCGGTTGTTTACGGGGCCTGTTCAATTCCTAAGTTTTCGCAGCGCGAGGCTAACAAGGCCACGCCTGCTACCTACGCATCGGGCACACAGGATACCGTTAATACAGCCAAAACTAACTGGAAGCTGTTTTTTAACGATGAACACCTGAGCAGCCTGATTGATACGGCGCTTAAAAATAACCAGGAGCTTAATATCACCATGCAGGATATTGAGATCGACCGTAACGAGATCAAAGCCCGCAGAGGTGAATACCTGCCTTTTATTGGCCTTAAAGCCGGTGCCGATTTAGAGAAAGTAGGCCGCTACACCAGCCGTGGTGCCAGCGAAGCCACTACCGAAATTAAACCCGGTAAAGAAATGCCCGACCCGCTGCCAAACTACCTGGTAGCGGCTTATGCCACCTGGGAGCTGGATATTTGGCACAAACTGCGTAACGGTAAAAAGGCCGCAGTTGCCCGGTACTTAGCTACTATTGAAGGTAAAAACTTTATGGTAACCAACCTGATCGCCGAAATTGCCGACTCGTACTACGAGCTTCTGGCGCTTGATAATCAGCTGGATATTGTAAAGCAGAACATTGATATACAAAATAACGCCTTACGCATTGTTCGCATACAAAAAGAGGCTACCCGTGTTACCGAACTGGCTGTGCGCCGGTTTGAAGCACAGGTGTTAAGTACCCGTAGCCTGCAGTTCAACATTCAGCAGCAAATTGTGGAGACCGAAAACCGCATTAACTTTTTGCTGGGCCGTTATCCTCAACCCATTTCGCGCGATAAGCAAAGCTTTGAAGCTTTAAAAAATGTAGAAGTTCAATCGGGTTTACCGTCGCAGTTGCTGGCTAACCGTCCTGATATTCGTCAGGCCGAATTAGCTTTAGCGGCTGCCAAACTGGATGTATCGGTTGCCAGGGCTCAGTTCTACCCTTCGTTGGGTATTTCGGCATCTATCGGTTACAATGCCTTCAATCCGTCGTTTCTGTTTAACATGCCCCAATCGTTACTGTATTCGGTGGGTGGCGATTTGATTGCGCCGTTCATCAACCGTAATGCTATTAAGGCGGTTTACGGCACGGCCAATGCCCGGCAATTACAGGCAGTTTACAATTATGAGCGCACTGTTTTGAATGCCTACATGGAGGTAGCCAACCAGTTATCGAAAATGGGCAACCTCGAAAAAAGCTTCGACCTGAAATCGCAGCAGGTGCAAAAACTGTCGCAGTCCATCAATATCTCCAACGACCTGTTCAAATCTACGCGGGCCGATTACATGGAGGTACTCATGACTCAACGCGATGCTTTGGAAGCCAAATTTGAACTAATAGAAACTAAAAAACAGCAAATAAACGCCCGCATTAATGCTTACCAGGCATTAGGCGGCGGCTGGCAATAA
- a CDS encoding VF530 family protein, whose amino-acid sequence MNTQPNNPLHGKTLESILNDLVAFYGWREMGRIIPINCFTSDPSVSSSLKFLRKTPWARKKVEDLYMNTKF is encoded by the coding sequence ATGAATACTCAACCCAACAATCCGCTGCATGGTAAAACACTGGAAAGCATTTTGAATGACCTGGTAGCTTTTTATGGCTGGCGAGAGATGGGAAGGATCATACCAATAAATTGCTTTACTTCAGACCCAAGTGTATCTTCAAGCTTGAAATTTTTACGCAAAACTCCCTGGGCACGTAAAAAAGTAGAAGATTTATACATGAACACAAAATTTTAG